In one window of Accipiter gentilis chromosome 28, bAccGen1.1, whole genome shotgun sequence DNA:
- the TM2D2 gene encoding TM2 domain-containing protein 2: MAPRRGGPVGYALLGGQVALLLGNLLLLQGSSRGLPHNGTEAEAPGPGSPASTWAYTDPRAPLVLCTYLPEEFVECEEPVDHGGNATAQQELGHGCVKFGGQAYGEVDRTRVQCRALDGIECAEPRSFLRGSRPCVKYTGHYFITTLLYSFFLGCFGVDRFCLGHTGTAVGKLLTLGGLGIWWFVDLILLITGGLMPSDGSNWCTVY; the protein is encoded by the exons ATGGcgccgcggcgcggcgggccggTGGGCTACGCGTTACTGGGCGGGCAGGTCGCGTTACTGCTCGgtaacctgctgctgctgcaaggctCCTCCCGCGGCCTCCCCCATAACGGCACCGAGGCCGAGGCGCCCGGGCCGGGGTCCCCCGCCTCCACTTGGGCCTACACCGACCCGCGGGCGCCGCTCGTCCTCTGTACCTACCT cccCGAGGAGTTCGTGGAGTGCGAGGAGCCGGTGGATCACGGCGGGAACGCCACGgcgcagcaggagctggggcacGGCTGCGTAAAG TTCGGCGGACAGGCCTACGGCGAGGTGGACCGCACCCGGGTGCAGTGCCGAGCGCTGGACGGTATCGAGTGCGCCGAGCCGCGGAGCTTCCTGCGGGGCAGCAGGCCCTGCGTCAA GTACACTGGGCACTACTTCATAACCACGCTGCTCTACTCGTTTTTCCTGGGTTGCTTCGGAGTGGATCGGTTCTGCCTGGGCCACACCGGGACCGCCGTGGGGAAACTGCTGacgctgggaggactggggatcTGGTGGTTCGTGGATCTGATTCTCCTCATCACCGGCGGGCTGATGCCCAGCGACGGCAGTAACTGGTGCACGGTGTACTGA